A window of Sandaracinaceae bacterium genomic DNA:
CCCAGGCCCCGACGGCGCAGCGCGTCGATCTGAGCGCCATAGCAGGCCGTTGAAGTACCGAGCCCGAAGGATCTCGGAGCGCGACGGCCCGGTTCTCGGTTCGGGGCGACGAGGAAATGCTTCAGCATTTTCGAGGAGACACGGGCCGAGAGACGGGTCGTCCCGCCCGAGAAACGAGGAGCGAGGTTCTTCAACGGACTGCTGGCGCCGCAGCCCTGAGGCGGCTCAGGCGGGGGCGCTTGTCACGCGGGGGGCGGCGCCCCACAGATTTGCCTCTGATGGAACCGACACCGCAGATCCCCCGGGAGGACTGGGCCGCGCATCCGAACTTCCCCGCGCAGACGCTGCTCCTGGGATCGCACGAGAACTTCCGCATCCTCGCCCGCCAGGTGCTGGACCTGGCGTCGGCGCACCCCGAGCGCGCCGAGCGGCTCTTTCGCCGCTGGATGTTCGCGATGGGCAGCCACGAGCGGTACGAGGAGTCGAAGCTCTACCCCTACCTCTCGCGCCGCTGGGACGTGTCGATGGCGCCGCTCGAGGCGGGGCACGAGGCGCTCGCGGAGCGGAAACGCGCGGTCCTCGACGCGTTCGAGCGGTCGCACGAGCAGGACCGACTGGACCGCACGCTGCGCGACTTCGGGGACACGCTGCGCGCGCACCTCGA
This region includes:
- a CDS encoding hemerythrin domain-containing protein, coding for MEPTPQIPREDWAAHPNFPAQTLLLGSHENFRILARQVLDLASAHPERAERLFRRWMFAMGSHERYEESKLYPYLSRRWDVSMAPLEAGHEALAERKRAVLDAFERSHEQDRLDRTLRDFGDTLRAHLDLEERTVIPLLLELSPDEFADYYALPIRTLLERMSASRSLS